One Kribbella sp. NBC_00662 genomic region harbors:
- a CDS encoding YidH family protein, producing MTEEEPDYRFTLANERTYLAYLRTSLACYAGGLSAVQFLDLGPDRWPARIIGVILVCAGIVTTAGAFRRWQQNLVAIRRGGALPVTRLPLMLGATIAVVGLIGLLFSLWR from the coding sequence ATGACCGAGGAGGAGCCCGATTACCGGTTCACGCTGGCGAACGAGCGCACCTACCTCGCCTACCTGCGGACGTCGCTCGCCTGCTACGCCGGCGGATTGTCCGCGGTCCAGTTCCTCGATCTCGGCCCGGACCGCTGGCCGGCCCGGATCATCGGCGTGATTCTGGTCTGCGCAGGCATCGTCACCACGGCCGGAGCCTTCCGCCGCTGGCAGCAGAACCTGGTCGCGATCCGGCGCGGCGGCGCGCTCCCGGTGACCCGGCTGCCGTTGATGCTCGGGGCAACGATCGCGGTCGTCGGGCTGATCGGCCTGCTGTTCTCACTGTGGCGATGA
- a CDS encoding DMT family transporter has protein sequence MTTSKALSLSAGAGFVVFWSCGFIGARWGTQYTNAFDLLAWRFLVAGAIAVAILAIRRPRISRRDLTTQVSMAFLTQFVYLGLIFTGIDHGITAGVTALIGSLQPLLIATVAGPLLDERVSRRQWLGLVLGLAGVGLVVADDLGAGHGSPLLFLLPIGGLLGLVAGTCLERSRKPSTRSLDALAVQSLTSAVLFTALATSTHRMTVPDQPGFYGAVLWLVLLATGGGWGLYLVNLKLSGATRISSLLYLVPPTTMVFAFLLFHETIGALAVAGMLVCALAVLLIRIREQVRCGDGGDPVAGPARSTGLARVHRGATSSE, from the coding sequence ATGACCACATCCAAGGCGCTCAGCCTGTCGGCCGGAGCCGGGTTCGTCGTGTTCTGGAGCTGCGGCTTCATCGGCGCCCGGTGGGGTACGCAGTACACGAACGCCTTCGATCTGCTCGCCTGGCGGTTCCTGGTCGCGGGTGCGATCGCCGTCGCGATCCTGGCGATCCGGCGGCCGCGGATCTCCCGCCGGGATCTCACGACGCAGGTGTCGATGGCCTTCCTGACCCAGTTCGTCTATCTCGGTCTGATCTTCACCGGTATCGACCACGGGATCACGGCCGGGGTCACCGCGCTGATCGGCTCGCTGCAGCCGCTGCTCATCGCGACCGTTGCCGGTCCGCTGCTGGACGAACGCGTCAGCCGACGCCAGTGGCTCGGGTTGGTCCTGGGCCTCGCCGGTGTGGGCCTGGTTGTCGCCGACGACCTCGGGGCCGGTCATGGGTCGCCGCTGCTGTTCCTGCTTCCGATCGGTGGCCTCCTCGGACTGGTGGCTGGCACGTGTCTGGAACGCTCTCGCAAGCCGAGTACGAGATCGCTGGATGCGCTAGCCGTGCAGAGCCTCACGTCAGCTGTCCTCTTCACCGCCTTGGCCACTTCGACCCACCGGATGACTGTGCCGGACCAGCCCGGCTTCTATGGCGCAGTGCTTTGGCTGGTGCTACTCGCGACCGGTGGCGGCTGGGGTCTGTATCTGGTCAACCTCAAGCTCTCCGGCGCAACCCGCATCAGCTCACTGCTCTACCTGGTTCCGCCGACCACGATGGTGTTCGCGTTTCTGCTCTTCCACGAGACGATCGGCGCGCTCGCCGTCGCAGGCATGCTGGTGTGTGCGCTCGCCGTACTGCTGATCCGGATCCGTGAACAAGTACGCTGCGGGGATGGCGGAGACCCGGTGGCTGGACCAGCGAGAAGCACAGGCCTGGCGCGCGTACATCGCGGCGCAACGAGTAGTGAGTAG
- a CDS encoding potassium channel family protein: MTLLGSARRNPSAVLLVVQLLGVLIYPAMEGSRPGRVAFEILGIVVLVLAVFSVRSTPGLTWVSICLGIPAVALSLLDAFDPTDPVVAISALLHAAFYFYAAYSLLRYMLSDHDVSVDELFATGATFTLVAWGFAYLYVFVQVIVPGSFTAAVAPSNDRTWMELLFLSFTTLSSTGLSDVVPITSWGRSVVMIEQLAGLGYVAMVVSRLVGLTLTKRSNS; the protein is encoded by the coding sequence ATGACGCTCCTCGGCAGTGCCCGGCGGAACCCGTCCGCGGTGCTGCTCGTGGTCCAGTTGCTGGGCGTGCTGATCTACCCGGCGATGGAAGGATCGCGGCCGGGTCGCGTCGCGTTCGAGATCCTCGGCATCGTCGTACTCGTGCTCGCGGTCTTCTCGGTCCGCTCGACTCCGGGACTCACCTGGGTCAGCATCTGTCTGGGCATTCCGGCCGTCGCGCTGTCGTTGCTCGACGCGTTCGATCCGACCGATCCGGTGGTCGCGATCTCCGCCCTACTGCATGCCGCGTTCTACTTCTACGCGGCGTACAGCCTGCTTCGCTACATGTTGTCCGATCATGACGTCAGCGTGGACGAGTTGTTCGCGACCGGTGCGACGTTCACGTTGGTGGCTTGGGGTTTCGCCTATCTGTACGTGTTCGTCCAGGTGATCGTGCCCGGCAGCTTCACCGCGGCTGTTGCGCCAAGCAACGATCGGACCTGGATGGAGCTGCTCTTCCTGAGCTTCACCACCCTGTCCAGCACCGGTCTGAGCGATGTCGTCCCGATCACCTCATGGGGTCGATCGGTGGTGATGATCGAGCAGTTGGCCGGTCTCGGGTACGTCGCCATGGTCGTGTCCCGTCTCGTCGGCCTCACGCTCACGAAGCGCAGCAACAGCTAG
- a CDS encoding glycoside hydrolase family 3 N-terminal domain-containing protein, which produces MRRPVALIALTALVVAGCGDSNSPPTAGPSTVPSSSMPTEPTDQPTDQPTDQPTEPSSPATETPPPQTPTDPPAGGCIDQKLQDLTLREQAAQLIMTGINASGMTSAQKAVVQQGSGSVFLMGSSGSLSHTRSAMSAVNTAATVKGIRPLIAADQEGGQIQRLKGVGFDRIPAATVQGTWSSSKLTAQARVWGSQLKQAGVNVDLAPVADVVPSSLKSQNSPIGQLNREYGDTPADASRGVQAFVQGMRKAGVATSVKHFPGLGRVRGNTDFSSGVVDNVTVRGDADLQPFAAGIKAGAAMVMISTVTYTKIDPKNRAIFSPTVIQGMVRGDLGWQGVVITDDVGAAAEVASVPAGARATRFVAAGGDIVINAKAGLTTTMVDALVAKAQDDKSFAAKLTSSVRRVLTLKQDHGLVSCG; this is translated from the coding sequence ATGAGGCGACCGGTCGCGCTGATCGCGCTGACTGCTCTCGTGGTCGCCGGCTGCGGCGACAGCAACTCCCCACCGACCGCCGGCCCGAGCACCGTGCCGTCCTCCTCGATGCCGACCGAGCCGACCGATCAGCCCACCGATCAGCCCACCGATCAGCCCACCGAGCCCAGCAGCCCGGCGACCGAGACGCCACCACCCCAGACGCCGACGGACCCGCCGGCCGGGGGCTGCATCGACCAGAAGCTCCAGGACCTCACGCTGCGCGAACAGGCCGCCCAGCTGATCATGACCGGTATCAACGCCAGCGGGATGACGTCGGCCCAGAAGGCCGTCGTACAGCAGGGGTCCGGCAGCGTCTTCCTGATGGGCAGCAGCGGCAGCCTCTCTCACACTCGCTCCGCGATGAGTGCCGTGAACACTGCGGCCACGGTGAAGGGCATCCGCCCGCTCATCGCGGCGGACCAAGAAGGCGGCCAGATCCAGCGCCTCAAGGGCGTCGGTTTCGACCGCATTCCCGCAGCAACGGTCCAAGGCACCTGGTCGAGCTCCAAGCTCACGGCACAAGCACGGGTGTGGGGCAGCCAGCTCAAGCAGGCCGGCGTCAACGTCGACCTCGCGCCGGTGGCTGACGTCGTACCGAGCTCACTGAAGTCCCAGAACTCCCCGATCGGCCAGCTGAACCGTGAGTACGGCGACACGCCGGCGGACGCGAGCCGCGGAGTACAGGCGTTCGTGCAGGGCATGCGCAAGGCCGGAGTGGCGACGTCGGTCAAGCACTTCCCGGGACTCGGGCGGGTGCGCGGCAACACCGACTTCTCGTCGGGTGTGGTCGACAACGTCACGGTTCGCGGTGATGCCGACCTGCAGCCGTTCGCCGCCGGGATCAAGGCCGGTGCGGCGATGGTGATGATCTCGACCGTCACGTACACCAAGATCGACCCGAAGAACCGCGCGATCTTCTCGCCGACCGTCATCCAGGGCATGGTCCGCGGCGATCTGGGCTGGCAGGGCGTGGTGATCACCGACGACGTCGGCGCGGCCGCCGAGGTCGCCTCGGTCCCGGCCGGCGCCCGCGCGACCCGGTTCGTCGCGGCCGGCGGCGACATCGTCATCAACGCCAAGGCAGGGCTGACCACGACGATGGTGGACGCGCTGGTCGCCAAGGCCCAGGACGACAAGTCGTTCGCGGCGAAGCTGACGAGTAGCGTGCGGCGTGTGCTGACCCTGAAACAGGACCACGGCCTGGTGAGCTGCGGATGA
- a CDS encoding TetR/AcrR family transcriptional regulator, translating into MLDQQVRLIVDRQVPAAPRLTPAGERILQAASTLFYEQGIRTVGVDAIAAAADVTKKTLYDRFGSKDRLIAAYLEERDRAWHLFLDEQLTARQPASPEEVILALFAALTDWLAGSRNGCGFINASVELAAPDHPAMPVIVGQKRWMRSEFEAQARAAGFADPDELAARLLLLHEGALVSYRVAAMTEAPEVAARAAADLLAGWPRI; encoded by the coding sequence ATGCTTGACCAGCAGGTGAGACTGATCGTCGACCGGCAGGTGCCTGCGGCGCCCCGGTTGACGCCCGCCGGCGAGCGCATTCTGCAGGCCGCGTCGACGCTCTTCTATGAGCAGGGCATCCGGACGGTCGGGGTCGATGCGATCGCTGCGGCGGCGGACGTGACCAAGAAGACGTTGTACGACCGGTTCGGGTCGAAGGACCGGCTGATCGCGGCGTACCTCGAGGAGCGGGACCGTGCCTGGCACTTGTTCCTCGACGAGCAGCTGACCGCGCGGCAGCCGGCGTCACCGGAAGAGGTGATCCTGGCCCTGTTCGCAGCGCTGACCGACTGGCTCGCCGGGTCGCGGAACGGGTGCGGGTTCATCAACGCGAGCGTGGAGCTGGCGGCGCCGGACCACCCGGCGATGCCGGTGATCGTTGGTCAGAAGCGGTGGATGCGATCCGAGTTCGAAGCGCAGGCGCGGGCGGCCGGCTTCGCGGATCCGGATGAGCTGGCTGCTCGTCTGCTGCTGCTCCACGAGGGAGCGCTCGTCAGCTATCGGGTCGCCGCGATGACCGAGGCGCCTGAGGTTGCCGCGCGAGCAGCAGCTGATCTGCTGGCCGGCTGGCCTCGGATCTAG
- a CDS encoding flavin reductase family protein: protein MRVDVDPETVGRREFYALLNSVVVPRPIAWVSSRSADGVLNLAPHSFFTVSCVRPPMVQFTSVGRKDSLNNVEATGEFVVNFAAEPLYEQVNASGTNFPPEVSEFEAIGVTTEPSRRVSVPRVAESPVAIECTLHTTLELGDCTLVIGQVRQIAIDAAMMDGDHPEVRRLRPLARLGKDEWSTLGEVRSITRIRHSDWPGHFTPPGS from the coding sequence GTGGTGGTGCCGCGACCGATCGCGTGGGTGTCGAGCCGCTCGGCCGACGGTGTGCTGAACCTCGCGCCGCACTCGTTCTTCACCGTCTCGTGCGTCAGACCGCCGATGGTGCAGTTCACCTCGGTCGGGCGGAAGGACAGCCTGAACAACGTCGAGGCGACCGGCGAGTTCGTGGTGAACTTCGCCGCGGAGCCGCTCTACGAGCAGGTGAACGCGTCCGGTACGAACTTCCCGCCGGAGGTCTCCGAGTTCGAGGCGATCGGCGTGACCACCGAACCGTCGCGAAGGGTCTCCGTCCCTCGCGTCGCGGAGTCGCCGGTCGCGATCGAGTGCACCCTGCACACCACCCTCGAACTCGGCGACTGCACGCTCGTGATCGGTCAGGTCCGGCAGATTGCGATCGATGCCGCGATGATGGACGGCGATCACCCCGAGGTACGTCGGCTCCGCCCGCTCGCCCGGCTCGGCAAGGACGAGTGGAGCACGCTGGGCGAGGTCCGCTCGATCACCCGCATCCGTCACTCCGACTGGCCTGGTCACTTCACACCTCCTGGTAGCTGA
- a CDS encoding DUF47 domain-containing protein: MPLRLRPNDPTFYDLFTESANHLVDGSRILAELLGSTAGTGLSASHQIAAQMKDAEHAADETTHSIIRRVNSTFVTPFDREDIYRLASDLDDVMDFMEEAVDTVHLFNLEKLPEEIAEQIEVLQRMAQLTAETMPRLRTMKDLAEYWIEINRLENTGDAVHRRLIAKLFSGEYDALTVMKLKTVVDLLEAAIDAFEHVANTVEQIAVKES, from the coding sequence GTGCCGTTACGTCTGCGTCCGAACGACCCGACGTTCTACGACCTTTTCACCGAGTCCGCCAACCACCTCGTGGACGGCTCCCGGATCCTCGCGGAGTTGCTCGGCAGTACCGCCGGGACCGGACTGTCCGCGAGTCACCAGATCGCCGCGCAGATGAAGGACGCGGAACACGCGGCCGACGAGACCACCCACTCGATCATCCGCCGGGTCAACTCGACCTTCGTCACCCCGTTCGACCGCGAGGACATCTACCGGCTGGCCTCCGATCTCGACGACGTGATGGATTTCATGGAGGAAGCGGTCGACACCGTCCACCTCTTCAACCTGGAGAAGCTGCCGGAGGAGATCGCCGAGCAGATCGAAGTACTCCAGCGGATGGCGCAGCTGACCGCCGAGACCATGCCCCGGCTACGGACCATGAAGGACCTGGCCGAGTACTGGATCGAGATCAACCGGCTGGAGAACACCGGTGACGCGGTGCACCGCCGGCTGATCGCCAAGCTGTTCAGCGGCGAGTACGACGCCCTGACAGTGATGAAGCTCAAGACCGTGGTCGACCTGCTGGAGGCCGCGATCGACGCGTTCGAGCACGTCGCCAACACGGTCGAGCAGATCGCCGTCAAGGAGAGCTGA
- a CDS encoding lysophospholipid acyltransferase family protein, translating to MRDLVYPPVIAFARTSFKVLDLKLHITGAENVPRTGGALIALNHISYVDFILGGYGALPSKRLVRFMAKEVLFRNRYSGPLMRGMHHIPVDRDAGSASYQKALEYLAAGEVVGVFPEATISRSFELKEFKSGAVRMAAEAGVPVIPMILWGTQRMFTKDHPRDFSRHRPISITVGAPITVRRDEDAREATAQLRSTMTGMLDETIRSYPEQPAGAWWLPAAYGGSAPTPAEAERLDQEELARRAAKRR from the coding sequence ATGCGAGACCTTGTGTACCCGCCCGTCATCGCCTTCGCGCGGACCTCGTTCAAGGTCCTGGATCTGAAGCTCCACATCACCGGTGCGGAGAACGTGCCGCGGACCGGCGGCGCGCTGATCGCCCTCAACCACATCAGCTACGTCGACTTCATCCTCGGCGGGTACGGCGCTCTGCCGAGCAAGCGGCTGGTCCGCTTCATGGCCAAGGAGGTGCTGTTCCGCAACCGGTACTCCGGTCCGTTGATGCGCGGGATGCACCACATCCCGGTCGACCGCGACGCGGGCTCGGCGTCGTACCAGAAGGCGTTGGAGTACCTGGCCGCGGGCGAGGTGGTCGGCGTGTTCCCGGAGGCGACGATCAGTCGTTCGTTCGAGCTCAAGGAGTTCAAGTCCGGCGCGGTCCGGATGGCGGCCGAAGCCGGCGTACCGGTGATCCCGATGATCCTGTGGGGCACGCAGCGGATGTTCACCAAGGACCACCCGCGGGACTTCTCCCGGCACCGCCCGATCTCGATCACCGTCGGCGCACCGATCACGGTGAGGCGGGACGAGGACGCCCGCGAGGCGACCGCACAGCTGCGATCCACGATGACCGGGATGCTCGACGAGACCATCCGCTCCTACCCGGAGCAGCCCGCCGGAGCCTGGTGGTTGCCTGCGGCGTACGGCGGCAGCGCGCCGACCCCGGCCGAGGCGGAGCGACTGGACCAGGAGGAGCTCGCCCGCCGAGCCGCCAAACGTCGTTAA
- a CDS encoding anion permease, protein MDLSFLVVVVIITALVFDFTNGFHDTANAMATSIATGALKPKVAVAVSAVLNLVGAFISTEVAKTISSGIVDDTKVTVPVIFGGLVGAVLWNLMTWYVGLPSSSSHALFGGLIGATWIASGSDAVHFTTVVQKIIIPAVAAPIVAGVVALLGTFLAYKITQRAQKKTVNDGFRFGQIASASLVSLAHGTGDAQKTMGVITLVLITSGSLAAGSKPPVWVILAAGLAIAAGTYLGGWRIIRTMGKGLTEIESPQGFSAETSSTAVLLASSHLGFPLSTTQVCSGSILGAGLGKRLAEVRWTVAGRMAVAWVLTLPAAAIVGALAGRVADSGNIGVVIIAILAVVAGGAIYAASRRKPVTSENVNDYPSSAPAATPAAAA, encoded by the coding sequence ATGGATCTGTCGTTCCTCGTCGTCGTGGTGATCATCACCGCGTTGGTGTTCGACTTCACCAACGGGTTCCACGACACAGCCAATGCGATGGCGACGTCGATCGCCACCGGCGCGCTGAAACCGAAGGTCGCGGTGGCGGTGTCCGCCGTACTGAACCTCGTCGGTGCGTTCATCTCCACCGAGGTCGCCAAGACGATCTCGAGCGGGATCGTCGACGACACCAAAGTGACCGTGCCGGTGATCTTCGGTGGCCTCGTCGGCGCCGTGCTGTGGAACCTGATGACCTGGTACGTCGGTCTGCCGAGCTCGTCGTCGCACGCGCTGTTCGGCGGCCTGATCGGCGCCACCTGGATCGCCTCCGGGAGCGACGCCGTGCACTTCACCACCGTCGTGCAGAAGATCATCATCCCGGCCGTCGCCGCACCGATCGTGGCCGGCGTCGTCGCGCTGCTCGGCACGTTCCTGGCCTACAAGATCACCCAGCGGGCGCAGAAGAAGACCGTCAACGACGGGTTCCGGTTCGGCCAGATCGCGTCCGCGTCGCTGGTCTCGCTCGCCCACGGCACCGGTGACGCGCAGAAGACGATGGGTGTGATCACGCTGGTGCTGATCACCTCGGGCAGCCTGGCCGCGGGCTCGAAGCCGCCGGTCTGGGTCATCCTGGCCGCCGGTCTGGCGATCGCCGCCGGCACCTACCTGGGCGGCTGGCGGATCATCCGGACGATGGGCAAGGGCCTGACCGAGATCGAGTCGCCGCAGGGCTTCTCCGCCGAGACCAGCTCGACCGCGGTCCTGCTGGCCTCGTCCCACCTGGGCTTCCCGCTGTCGACCACGCAGGTCTGCTCGGGCAGCATCCTCGGCGCCGGCCTCGGCAAGCGGCTGGCCGAGGTGCGCTGGACCGTGGCCGGCCGGATGGCCGTCGCCTGGGTGCTGACACTGCCGGCCGCCGCGATCGTCGGCGCGCTGGCCGGCCGGGTGGCCGACTCCGGCAACATCGGTGTGGTCATCATCGCGATCCTCGCGGTCGTGGCCGGTGGCGCCATCTACGCGGCCTCCCGGCGCAAGCCGGTGACGTCGGAGAACGTGAACGACTACCCGAGCTCCGCCCCGGCCGCCACCCCGGCCGCGGCGGCCTGA
- a CDS encoding MarR family winged helix-turn-helix transcriptional regulator — MSSRIEQQLQRDAGIPHTYYEILVRLSEAPSNRLRMSELAVATQGSRSRLSHAVNRLEQNGWVKREGIESDRRGQVAILTELGRQKLIDTAPGHVEEVRKSIFDALTEEQVEHLYDVCATLARHSGDTVDRAAWERN, encoded by the coding sequence GTGAGTAGCCGCATCGAGCAACAGTTGCAGCGCGACGCCGGAATCCCGCACACGTACTACGAGATCCTGGTGCGGCTGTCCGAGGCGCCGAGCAATCGGCTGCGGATGAGTGAACTCGCGGTGGCGACCCAAGGCTCCCGTAGCCGGCTTTCGCACGCGGTCAACCGGCTCGAGCAGAACGGCTGGGTCAAGCGCGAGGGCATCGAGTCCGACCGCCGCGGCCAGGTCGCGATCCTCACCGAGCTCGGCCGGCAGAAGCTGATCGACACGGCCCCCGGCCACGTGGAGGAGGTGCGCAAGTCGATCTTCGACGCCCTCACCGAGGAGCAGGTCGAGCATCTGTACGACGTGTGCGCGACGCTGGCCCGGCACTCCGGAGACACCGTCGACCGCGCCGCCTGGGAGCGAAACTGA
- a CDS encoding DUF202 domain-containing protein, with amino-acid sequence MTTPDPGRQPERTLLAWRRTALGLIANGILLLASGHGSSDVRTGLGIVVLVLSLGCWTAVSAVYRRTSGGAVHALGHENVLRVAAGLVLVVGLFDLYAVITH; translated from the coding sequence ATGACCACACCGGATCCCGGCCGGCAGCCCGAGCGGACACTGCTCGCCTGGCGTCGTACGGCGCTCGGCCTGATCGCCAACGGCATCCTGCTGCTTGCCTCCGGCCATGGTTCGTCGGATGTCCGCACCGGGCTCGGAATCGTCGTACTGGTGCTGTCCCTGGGCTGCTGGACCGCGGTCAGCGCGGTCTATCGGCGGACCAGCGGCGGCGCGGTCCATGCCCTCGGCCACGAGAACGTGCTCCGGGTCGCGGCCGGTCTGGTGCTGGTCGTCGGGCTCTTCGACCTGTACGCCGTGATAACACACTGA
- a CDS encoding anion permease, with amino-acid sequence MELALVIAVVVIALAFDYTNGFHDAANAIATSVSTRALTPRVALAMAAACNFLGALAGTEVAETVGKGIINTPSGTHGLVVVIAALVGAITWNLITWYFGLPSSSTHALIGGLVGAGLASASTVLWSGIIDKVVIPMVLSPAVGFLGAFLLMVAILWLFRRSNPGKTTRGFRMAQSLSAAAMALGHGLQDAQKTMGVIFLALVTTGHAQQSDGIPLWVKISAATAISLGTYSGGWRIMRTLGRRIIHLDPARGFASEAVSAAVLYVMAIGLHAPVSTTHTITSAVMGAGATKRLSAVRWGVAKGIVTAWVLTIPAAGIVAAAVYGLAHLILE; translated from the coding sequence GTGGAGCTCGCGCTCGTCATCGCCGTCGTCGTCATCGCGCTGGCCTTCGACTACACCAACGGCTTCCACGACGCCGCCAACGCGATCGCGACCTCGGTGTCCACCCGGGCACTCACCCCGCGGGTGGCGCTGGCGATGGCCGCGGCGTGCAACTTCCTCGGCGCGCTGGCCGGCACCGAGGTCGCCGAGACGGTCGGCAAGGGCATCATCAACACGCCGTCCGGGACACACGGCCTGGTTGTCGTGATCGCGGCGCTGGTCGGCGCCATCACCTGGAACCTGATCACCTGGTACTTCGGCCTGCCGAGCTCCTCCACCCATGCGCTGATCGGCGGGCTGGTCGGCGCCGGCCTGGCCTCGGCCAGCACCGTGCTGTGGTCCGGCATCATCGACAAGGTCGTCATCCCGATGGTGCTGTCACCCGCGGTCGGCTTCCTCGGCGCCTTCCTGCTGATGGTGGCCATCCTCTGGCTGTTCCGGCGCAGCAACCCCGGCAAGACGACGCGCGGCTTCCGGATGGCGCAGTCGCTGTCGGCCGCCGCGATGGCGCTCGGCCACGGGCTGCAGGACGCGCAGAAGACGATGGGCGTGATCTTCCTGGCACTCGTCACCACCGGGCACGCCCAGCAGAGCGACGGCATCCCGCTGTGGGTGAAGATCTCGGCCGCGACCGCGATCTCGCTCGGCACGTACTCCGGCGGCTGGCGGATCATGCGGACGCTGGGCCGCCGGATCATCCACCTCGACCCGGCCCGTGGATTCGCCTCCGAGGCGGTGTCGGCGGCGGTCCTCTACGTGATGGCGATCGGCCTGCACGCGCCGGTCTCCACCACCCACACGATCACCTCCGCGGTGATGGGCGCCGGCGCCACCAAGCGGCTGTCCGCGGTCCGCTGGGGCGTGGCCAAGGGCATCGTCACCGCCTGGGTCCTGACGATCCCGGCCGCCGGAATCGTCGCGGCCGCCGTTTACGGACTGGCCCATCTGATCTTGGAGTAA
- a CDS encoding acyl-CoA thioesterase, giving the protein MSSSPSSRPTSETRLSLSHITAQNETNLLGTVHGGVIMTLVDSVAGVVAARHSGGPAVTASMDEMVFLVPVRVGDVVHFSAQVNWTGRSSMEVGVRITADRWDAVGPQMHVASAYLVFVAVDEEGKPREVPQVVPVTDEDRRRLREAEIRRSHRLARRAAIIASREQSDEEGDR; this is encoded by the coding sequence ATGTCCAGCAGCCCGTCGTCGCGGCCGACCTCCGAGACCCGGCTGTCGCTGTCGCACATCACCGCGCAGAACGAGACCAACCTGCTCGGGACCGTGCATGGCGGCGTGATCATGACGCTGGTCGACTCGGTCGCCGGCGTGGTCGCCGCCCGGCACTCGGGTGGGCCCGCGGTCACGGCGTCGATGGACGAAATGGTCTTCCTGGTGCCGGTCCGCGTCGGTGACGTCGTGCACTTCAGCGCCCAGGTGAACTGGACCGGACGCAGCTCGATGGAGGTCGGCGTCCGGATCACGGCCGATCGGTGGGACGCGGTGGGTCCGCAGATGCATGTCGCTTCCGCTTACCTGGTGTTCGTCGCGGTCGACGAGGAGGGCAAACCGCGCGAGGTGCCGCAGGTCGTGCCGGTGACCGACGAGGACCGGCGCCGGTTGCGCGAGGCCGAGATCCGGCGCAGTCACCGGCTGGCCCGCCGTGCCGCCATCATCGCCTCCCGCGAACAGTCGGATGAAGAAGGCGACCGATGA